The segment TACAGACACGACTGGGTGGCCCCCATGGTTCGCAAGTTCTTCGTTCAAATTCAGTTAGTTTTGAAAATCATTTTTTAGGATTTGATTCTTATCGAGAATATACTGCTGGAATGGAGATGCCATTATTTCCTGATACATTCCCGGAGTAACATGATTGAAGTAGAAATCACAACAGCTTTTGAAGAACCTTGAAAGAATCAATTAAAAAATTTCGTATAGTTACGAAAAAACACTTTTGATTCAATGTGAGTTCTTCGTTAATCTTAAATTATCAAATGAATGGAGGAAAGAAAATGAAACGAATGACTCTGATGAGTACCTTATTATTAAGTGGTATGCTCCTTGCTGGCCCAATTTCAGTAACGAATGTCGCTGCAAGTGAAATCGTACCAGAAGCACAATTATTGACAGAAGGCGAAACTGCTGGTGGTGTTTTTCTGAAAGATGGGGAAACATTATCAATGTATGGGGAAACATTTACAAATGATGAGGACGTGGAATTTTTTGTAGATGATCAAAATCGCACAACTGCATCCGTAAGAACATGGTCTGGATTTAGAAGTGCCATCAATAATTCAAATGTGTCAGTAATCAATGTCACTTCAAGTTTCAATAGCGCTTTAACTAGTCTAAACACAGTCAATCGAGCGGTGACAATCAATTTCCTCAATAATTCGACTATCAATATGAATAATAATCATTCCCTACATGTAGGGTTTGGTGGACATGTTCATTTTAACTCTAGCTCGAATCGACCAATTGTTACAAACGGAAACCAAGTCAGACAACCATTTATACAAGGTGTCTCTGGTTCAACAGTAAGTTTTTCTGGGAATACGTTGGTTGTTGGGAATGAACAAACAAGACAGAGACAACAACCATTTATCCGAACAGATGGTCTAGTGCAAATCGACTCTGGCTCCCAAGTGATCATGAATGAAGCCATCGTGGCGAATCAATTGAATGTGATCAACAATGGTAGTTTGACTGTCAATTCGAATATTTTATCACCTGTACAAATTTCAACAAATGGTCGGATGTATGTGGGGGAATTCTCAACATTTAAAGCAGATCATACTGGTGGAGAGCCAGTAGTAAAAGTCCTTGGATCTGGACATTTAACAATTGATAATCCTTACCAAATCCATTTAAGACAAACGGGTTCTGCCGCTTATTCTAGTCCATTGATCCATACGTTAGGAACAAATATCCAGATCAATGCCGTTCGAAATGCTTTCTGGGCGAATAATAATTTTGGACCAACACCGACTCATGCTTGGACAGCTCATCTACAAACACAGTTAAGTGGTGCAAATGGGAGTCAAGTGGTTTCTTCGAACATCAATAGCTTTACACAGAATTTCTTAGGATTCAATGGTTATCGAGAGTATACTGCTGGAAGTGCTAGTCAGCTGTACCCAGATACATTTCCCTCAACTGAATCAATGAACGACTAACGTTATCACGTTTTTACTCCCTCAAAGATTATTTCCATTTGAGGGAGTTTTTTTTGTCTTAAAAATCGATACATATTTGCAAATCTAAACAACAAGCATTTCATGATACAGGTGCTGATAAAATAATCGTAAGCCAAGGTTAGGAGTAATCGTAGACATAGTTAAAATCTGCTTAGCAAAGACCCATTCGAAAGGCCATTGGAGTATGGTGGATTTATCATTCGCATATGGATGAGGGAAAGCTCGTTTTGTCAGCTAAAAAATATTGATTGATGATTTTCGGATTGATTTTTTCGAGTAAGCGATTCCAATCAGAAGCAGAAGGAATAGACCGAAAAAGAATACATTCTGTTACTTCTTGGAATTCTTCTACATGTTCAGGATGATTAGTGATCAAAAAATCAATCTTGTTTTTAAGAAGATAGTTCTTGTTTACTTCACTAGCGTTTGGATAGAACACACATTGATATTCCATAAAATATTTATTCGATATGGCTTCAATGAACTGTATGACATGATTATTGCCTTCAAAAAGAAAGGCAATATTTTTTTTGTTTTTCCAGTAGCGTTCTCGAATGGTTTCAACGTAGATCACTAGGCTAGAAGCGAAATCTACTAAAAAGTCATGAGAGTATAGCGAATGATAAGCCGAGCTGTTTTCTAGAAAATATTGGTACTTACGACACTCATTCGGGAAGATTTTTTTAATAAATCGATTGATATCTTGCGTATTTCGATTAGCAGAAATGCACAAATATTCTTTCAGTTTCGCGGTTGTAAAAAAAGATTCTAAAAAGATCAGATTGACGAGCTTATTTTCATCGCTACAGTCTAATATCTCTAGAAACTCTTTTGCAAGTCGTTTGCTTTCTGGCCACTGATTGTATGTTGAACAAAATTGTTTTTCAACAATGATATCACTCATTTTTCTCTGTGTAATAATGCTACAGAATAAGAAAATCAGTTCATCTTCAGGCAAACGGATGCCGTAATATTTTTCAATTACGTCATTTATTTTTTCGGCATGTACTTGTTGCATCCGATCAGTCAGGACACAGCGCAAGTGGTTATTTACGTTCACAGTATTTCCCTGCATGAATCGCTCAACCGAGATATAAAGTAAGTAAGTGTATAAGAAAAATGAGGTATTTCGATAGAAGTCATTCTTATACAGACAACTGATTTCATTCACCGCTTGCTGAGCGGAAACAGAAGGGAAGATGGTGTGCGGAGTGATTTCAGATTCATAAAAGAACGTGCAAAAAAAATGTCGTATATCTGCTTCTTGACCAATGATATTTACGGGATCATGCGTGATATCCAAATCAAAATGAACTAACTGTGATTGGATTTTTTTGAGGTATTTCAAGAGGGTCGTTTTAGAGAGATGTAACTGATCGGACCAATCGTCAAGGGTATATAATTCAGCAAAAAAAATTTTCTCAAGAATTAAAAAAAGTGGCTCGTTCTCAAGTAAAGCAGTTTTTTTCTCTTCGTAAGTAACTAATTTTAATTGTTTGAATACATACCCCTGATGGGTAGATTCAATCGTGATCGAATCTTCAAAATAATCTCGGATCTGACAGATATCTTTACCAATTGTTCTAGAAGTGCTCTCAGTAAGTATTGCTAAGTCATTCGCGTTGCAACAAGCATTCTTTTCAAATTCATTGAGGATTTGAAGCCATCGTATCAGTGGTTTATTGGTAATGAAATTCAGTTGGAATGTTTTCAATGTACCCACCTCTCATAGATCAGTTTAGTTTAGGGTAGTTGATTCTTTGTTTTAGGTGTAGCTAATTTTAAGTAAATTATATCTATTAAGTATAATTAGTAAATAGTAATAATTTCAGAGTATGGTGAAAAACGCTAATTGCGAAAGAATGCGTGTGTTGTTTAAAGTATATAATGTACTCTTCTAAAAAACAAACTTGAGTCATAAAAATGTTATTTAGAAGAAAATAAATGTAGTTACCTAGAATAGGAGGAATGAAATAAATGTGAAAAAGAAGCCTTGGTATTTGTTATGGACCATTTTATTGTTTCTTGGGATGCTTCATCAACCAGTTCAAGTCTTTGCGGCAGAAGGCTCCTCTGTAGAAACGAATAAGAATGTAGGGTTTTACGGAGAAATCGATTATGAAGGGGACCCTAAACCACAACCACCTTCTGAAGAGCAGGCGCAACCCTCAGATAGAGACGAATATGTACAGGTAAATGGACAATTACCAAAATTAAATCAAGTGATACCAAGTTACGGGTTGCTGGGTCTACTAATTCTTTTATGGGTCATTCGAACTTGGTTAAAACGAAGAGATAAGAAAATAAACGAGCAAGTCGCACTATCAAGTAGATGTTTTACAAAAAAATAAAACAAATAGGGAGAACGAATAAATGAAAGCATTAAAACTAGTATCAATGTCAGTGTTATTAGCAAGTCTAGCAACAGGAAGTATGGTTGTTCATGCAGACAATACAGATCAGGATGGAACACTAAAAACGAATGGACAGATCCAATATCGTGAAGCGGATGAGGACAACGGTGAAACAATTGATCCAAACCCGGGACCAGAAGAAGTCATCGTACCTCCTACTCAAGATGGTGCTTTTGCAATTGCATATGTTGGTGATTATGATTTTGGTTTACGTCAAAATTCAGCATTAGATCAATCTTATCCAGCTGCTGCTTGGTGGTTTGACATCGATGAAGAATCAACTGATTTTCCTAATCCTGATATGAATAGCCCATGGGTCAATGAAGCGACAAAACAAGCTGCACGTGCACAATTTGCTCAAGTACGTGACTTACGTGAAGACCTAACAGGTTGGAACCTGGCATTGAAACAAGAAGCACAATTTACGAATGGGGAAAGAAGCTTAAATGGTGCTCAAGTCAAGTTTGCGAATGGGACAGCTCAAAATACAAGTGACGAATTACCAACGATAAATTCAGGTTTCACGTTGATTCCGGAAAATAGCCGCGTGATCATGACTGCCGGAAGCAACATAGGCTATGGACTAAGTACTGCCATGTGGGGAGATAAAA is part of the Enterococcus mundtii genome and harbors:
- a CDS encoding helix-turn-helix domain-containing protein; translation: MKTFQLNFITNKPLIRWLQILNEFEKNACCNANDLAILTESTSRTIGKDICQIRDYFEDSITIESTHQGYVFKQLKLVTYEEKKTALLENEPLFLILEKIFFAELYTLDDWSDQLHLSKTTLLKYLKKIQSQLVHFDLDITHDPVNIIGQEADIRHFFCTFFYESEITPHTIFPSVSAQQAVNEISCLYKNDFYRNTSFFLYTYLLYISVERFMQGNTVNVNNHLRCVLTDRMQQVHAEKINDVIEKYYGIRLPEDELIFLFCSIITQRKMSDIIVEKQFCSTYNQWPESKRLAKEFLEILDCSDENKLVNLIFLESFFTTAKLKEYLCISANRNTQDINRFIKKIFPNECRKYQYFLENSSAYHSLYSHDFLVDFASSLVIYVETIRERYWKNKKNIAFLFEGNNHVIQFIEAISNKYFMEYQCVFYPNASEVNKNYLLKNKIDFLITNHPEHVEEFQEVTECILFRSIPSASDWNRLLEKINPKIINQYFLADKTSFPSSICE
- a CDS encoding WxL domain-containing protein; its protein translation is MKALKLVSMSVLLASLATGSMVVHADNTDQDGTLKTNGQIQYREADEDNGETIDPNPGPEEVIVPPTQDGAFAIAYVGDYDFGLRQNSALDQSYPAAAWWFDIDEESTDFPNPDMNSPWVNEATKQAARAQFAQVRDLREDLTGWNLALKQEAQFTNGERSLNGAQVKFANGTAQNTSDELPTINSGFTLIPENSRVIMTAGSNIGYGLSTAMWGDKTNLVQDSEVDGGLANPSVQLSVPGTTRTDANSKYTTNLLWTLSATPANIN